The following proteins come from a genomic window of Brevibacillus antibioticus:
- a CDS encoding UvrD-helicase domain-containing protein — protein sequence MNYALLDNKPILLLPENYNRIPFWRMAARQDKVRCPACASALRLHAGISFEPHFFHPEGAECPLLTENGPAPLDSLQAINETAATAFQAVLAATAKKDHSDDNAKEPLAFSTKDNNEASIDVDEANTTSIGSFRLPKKRTIGTSTTPPPPAPKPPVFRKRFMPKKTISHMAEQMRDQSLHPGQQQAVHATEGPFLILAGAGSGKTRVMTARTTHLISDLGVKPNQIMVVTFTTKAADEIRQRIARQLPAGQARELIAGTFHSIFYRMLLHHQPERWDQQRLLKKDWQKWRLMRETGALLGHDDLATLKETEITEALGIISRWKNEYILPQEVAYREATNDAEKRAIQLYPLYEATKKKHHWFDFDDMLIGCYEMLRDDPGLLRRYQERITYVMVDEFQDINRIQYETVKLLAAPQNNLCVIGDDDQSIYGFRGSDPQYILGFTKDFPQASTFTLEVNYRSHSSIVSLGYSLIGHNRERWAKECQSFHREEGDTYLFEPEDEEEQASRIADEIIHRREQGAILGECAILYRTNESARPILERLSEAGIPFHYTQEEDSFYQRQTVRWTLNYLRLALNPDDTDALKEILSTLYISAEMWNTLRSQAIIEDKPILHVLPHLTQLKPYQRKHMQQINEILTACKDVPPAQALELIYEDGKLRDYLKKRAKDREDGRERWSDELQQILAASKRHGTISDFLAYIDHMARQEKEWRTMRPLPDEAVHVLSIHRAKGLEYDHVFLPDLVEGALPHEYTLDELRKGDFGALEEERRLLYVAITRARHSLCIGIPRERFGRKTRTSRFIAEMGR from the coding sequence ATGAACTACGCTTTACTAGACAACAAACCCATCCTGTTGCTACCTGAGAACTACAACCGCATACCGTTTTGGCGCATGGCTGCCCGACAGGACAAGGTTCGCTGTCCAGCCTGTGCATCAGCGCTTCGTCTTCACGCTGGCATCAGCTTTGAGCCGCATTTCTTCCATCCGGAAGGAGCAGAGTGCCCGCTTCTGACGGAAAATGGTCCTGCTCCTCTCGATTCGCTACAAGCGATTAATGAGACGGCCGCTACCGCCTTTCAGGCTGTCTTGGCTGCTACGGCCAAAAAGGATCACAGCGACGATAACGCGAAAGAACCACTCGCTTTCTCAACGAAGGACAACAACGAGGCATCCATAGACGTAGACGAAGCAAATACAACGAGCATCGGCTCCTTTCGCCTTCCGAAAAAGAGAACGATTGGCACGAGCACGACGCCCCCTCCGCCAGCTCCGAAGCCACCGGTTTTCCGCAAACGCTTCATGCCGAAAAAGACCATCTCTCACATGGCTGAGCAAATGCGCGATCAATCCCTGCATCCGGGACAACAGCAAGCGGTGCACGCTACCGAGGGACCTTTTCTCATCCTTGCCGGAGCCGGAAGTGGCAAGACACGCGTCATGACTGCACGCACGACTCACTTGATCTCGGATTTGGGCGTGAAGCCGAATCAAATCATGGTCGTGACCTTTACGACCAAAGCCGCCGATGAAATCCGTCAGCGCATTGCCCGCCAGCTACCCGCTGGACAAGCTCGTGAGCTAATTGCTGGTACGTTCCACAGCATCTTTTACCGAATGCTCCTGCATCACCAGCCAGAACGCTGGGATCAGCAGCGTCTCTTGAAAAAGGATTGGCAAAAATGGCGGTTGATGCGCGAGACTGGCGCACTGCTCGGTCATGACGACCTTGCCACGTTAAAAGAAACAGAGATCACTGAAGCACTCGGCATTATCAGCCGTTGGAAAAACGAATACATCCTCCCTCAGGAGGTCGCGTATCGGGAAGCAACGAACGATGCAGAAAAACGCGCAATCCAGCTTTATCCACTGTACGAGGCCACGAAGAAAAAGCATCATTGGTTTGACTTTGACGACATGCTCATTGGCTGCTACGAAATGCTGCGTGATGATCCAGGACTTCTGCGCCGTTATCAGGAACGCATCACCTATGTGATGGTCGATGAGTTTCAGGATATCAATCGCATTCAGTATGAGACGGTCAAGCTATTAGCCGCTCCGCAAAACAATTTGTGTGTCATCGGGGATGACGACCAGTCCATTTACGGCTTTCGCGGCAGTGATCCGCAGTACATCTTGGGCTTCACCAAAGACTTTCCGCAGGCGTCGACATTTACACTCGAGGTCAACTACCGTTCCCATTCCTCGATCGTCAGTCTTGGCTACTCACTGATCGGTCACAACCGGGAGCGTTGGGCAAAGGAATGTCAGTCCTTTCATCGTGAGGAAGGCGACACCTATTTATTCGAGCCGGAAGACGAAGAAGAACAAGCTTCCCGGATCGCCGATGAAATTATCCATCGCCGTGAACAGGGCGCCATTTTGGGTGAATGCGCGATCTTGTACCGCACCAATGAATCTGCACGCCCCATTTTGGAGCGCCTGAGCGAAGCCGGGATTCCTTTTCATTACACACAAGAGGAGGATTCCTTTTACCAACGCCAGACGGTTCGCTGGACGCTGAATTATTTGCGGCTCGCGTTAAACCCGGATGATACCGATGCACTAAAAGAAATATTGTCGACCCTCTACATCTCAGCCGAAATGTGGAATACCTTGCGCAGCCAAGCGATCATCGAGGACAAGCCGATTCTGCACGTTCTCCCGCATTTGACACAGCTCAAACCATATCAGCGCAAGCACATGCAGCAAATCAATGAGATTCTCACCGCGTGCAAGGACGTTCCACCTGCTCAGGCGTTGGAGCTCATCTATGAGGATGGCAAACTGCGCGACTATCTGAAAAAACGCGCGAAAGACCGGGAAGATGGCCGGGAACGTTGGAGTGATGAGCTGCAGCAAATACTGGCAGCTTCCAAGCGCCATGGGACAATCAGCGATTTTTTGGCTTATATCGATCACATGGCACGACAAGAAAAAGAATGGCGCACAATGCGGCCACTCCCGGACGAAGCTGTTCATGTGTTAAGTATCCATCGGGCAAAAGGTCTTGAATACGACCACGTCTTCTTGCCCGATCTGGTAGAAGGTGCCCTTCCTCATGAGTATACATTGGATGAGCTGCGAAAAGGCGACTTTGGTGCGCTTGAAGAAGAACGCCGTCTCTTATACGTCGCGATTACCCGGGCCCGTCACAGCTTGTGTATCGGTATCCCCCGAGAGCGATTCGGACGAAAGACCCGCACCTCCCGCTTCATCGCCGAGATGGGCAGGTAA
- the fabI gene encoding enoyl-ACP reductase FabI encodes MNTLLQGKNIVIMGVANHRSIAWGIAQSLHNAGANLIFTYQGERLRENVAALTEKLGVESLLVNCDVTKDEDVEAAFAVIKEKVGVIHGLAHCIAFAKTEELEGEYVNTSREGYALAQDISAFSLVAVARAARPLMTEGGSIVTLTYLGGERVIQNYNVMGVAKAALDASVRYLANDLGKENIRINAISAGPIRTLAAKGIRNFNSVLKEIEEKAPLRRTIDQSEVGDTALFLFSNLSRGITGEILHVDAGYSIMGG; translated from the coding sequence ATGAATACATTGTTGCAAGGAAAGAACATCGTCATCATGGGCGTAGCAAACCACCGCAGTATTGCATGGGGAATTGCGCAATCCTTACATAATGCTGGAGCGAATCTGATTTTTACGTACCAAGGGGAGCGTCTGCGTGAAAACGTGGCGGCACTCACTGAAAAATTGGGAGTAGAGTCGCTGTTGGTAAATTGCGATGTCACCAAGGATGAGGATGTCGAAGCGGCATTTGCTGTAATCAAAGAAAAAGTGGGCGTTATTCACGGTCTAGCGCACTGCATCGCGTTTGCGAAAACGGAAGAGCTCGAAGGCGAGTATGTTAACACTTCCCGCGAAGGATATGCACTGGCGCAAGACATTAGCGCATTCTCCCTGGTCGCAGTTGCTCGTGCTGCTCGTCCGTTGATGACGGAGGGCGGAAGCATCGTGACTTTGACTTACCTTGGCGGTGAGCGCGTGATTCAAAACTACAACGTGATGGGTGTAGCCAAAGCTGCGCTTGATGCATCTGTTCGTTATTTGGCAAACGACTTGGGCAAAGAGAATATTCGTATCAATGCGATCTCCGCTGGTCCAATCCGTACGCTTGCTGCAAAAGGAATCCGCAATTTCAACTCCGTGCTAAAAGAAATTGAGGAAAAAGCGCCATTGCGTCGCACGATTGACCAATCGGAAGTAGGCGACACCGCTCTCTTCTTGTTCAGCAATCTCTCCCGAGGAATCACGGGTGAAATTCTGCACGTCGATGCTGGTTACAGCATTATGGGCGGCTAA
- a CDS encoding ZIP family metal transporter produces MMQSVFWIVLLTAALASSIGGLLLCLRAWSSGALFAMISAGAGLLLAITLLDLMPHVFSDKSLWLMPFVLVGFVTLFALELISKSSGEFGSTGMIGVMTGFLLHAFVEGVSLVASLRMDSEVGVSVLVAMLLHKIPDGVTIASLLLVATNSRKKAFWGATSLGIATIAGALSFGFAERMFPPHWSGIMLAMTTGIFLYVSASHLVPYIGQTKKAQYGVYFVGAMAVYLILSAFLHASHLHA; encoded by the coding sequence ATGATGCAATCTGTTTTCTGGATTGTCCTTTTGACTGCTGCCTTGGCGAGCAGTATCGGGGGACTGCTGTTATGTCTGCGTGCCTGGTCATCCGGGGCATTGTTTGCGATGATCAGTGCAGGGGCTGGGCTACTGCTGGCGATTACGCTGCTAGATTTGATGCCACATGTCTTTTCTGACAAAAGCTTGTGGTTGATGCCATTTGTGCTCGTTGGCTTTGTTACGCTTTTTGCTTTGGAATTAATCAGCAAGTCGAGCGGAGAGTTCGGCTCCACGGGAATGATTGGGGTCATGACGGGGTTTTTATTACATGCATTTGTGGAAGGGGTCTCCTTAGTCGCTAGCCTGCGGATGGATTCAGAAGTTGGGGTATCCGTGTTGGTGGCGATGCTGCTGCACAAAATTCCGGATGGGGTAACCATCGCTTCTCTTTTGCTGGTAGCGACCAACTCGAGAAAGAAAGCATTTTGGGGGGCGACATCCCTTGGGATCGCGACGATTGCAGGAGCTCTTAGCTTTGGTTTTGCTGAGCGAATGTTTCCGCCGCATTGGTCTGGTATTATGCTGGCTATGACGACTGGTATTTTTTTATATGTATCCGCCAGCCATCTCGTCCCATATATCGGACAAACCAAAAAGGCACAGTACGGCGTTTATTTTGTTGGCGCGATGGCCGTATATCTGATTTTGTCTGCTTTTTTGCACGCGAGCCATTTGCATGCATAA